Within the Gammaproteobacteria bacterium genome, the region GTCATTGAAACTGTGGGCTCGGGAATTACAGCATTAACCCCAAGTCGCGCTTTTTCAGCCACATTAGCTGCTGCAACCACGGTCATTGTTTCGACGAGTACTGGAATACCTGTTTCTGCGACGCAAACGCTTGTTGGCGCAGTACTAGGTGTTGGTTTAGCGCGTGGTATTGGTGCTTTGAACTTAACGGTTATTCGCAACATTTTTACCTCGTGGGTCATTACCATCCCTGCGACTGCAGCCCTCTGCATCGTATTTTTCTTTGTGTTGAAAGCGGTTTTCAAGTTGGTTGTTGCTTAATTTTTTTATTCTTGATTCGTTCAGTTCTAGATTCTTGCGGAAACAGTTGTTATACTTAGGGCAATTTCCGCACGATTCCATTCTTACCTGGTAGGTGTATGAGTAAATTTGACCAGATGCTTCCGCTTGCAAGAGAAATCTTAAAGCACTCCTATTCACCTTATTCCAACTTTCCTGTTTCCTGTGTTATTCGATCGAAAACTGGTCTGATATTTTCTGGTGTTAATATGGAAAACGCTTCTTACCCTGAAGGTATTTGCGCCGAAGGTACAGCGTTGGGGCAGATGATTTCTGCTGGTGAACGAGAAATTGCTGAAATAGTCATTTGCTCTCAAAGTCCTACGCTTTGCTTTCCTTGTGGCGGTTGCCGTCAACGCTTAGCTGAGTTTTCACAAGCAGATACTATTGTTCACATTTGTCATGCAAAAAATGATGATTTGCATACGACAACCATGGGAACGTTATTGCCACACAGTTTTAGTAAACGAGAGTTGGAGGGCTAAAATGACATCGCCGGTATCCATTCAGGCTGCAGTTGAATTCGTTAAAGCAAGAGCTCCAGGATTCAGTGCAAGGCTGGGCATTGTGGCGAGTTCTGGTCTTTCTGAATTTTCTACGCTTCTTACTCGCGCTGTGGTTATTCCCTACCAAGAAATTCCTGGAGTTGTTGCTGGCAGTGTTGCGGGCCATGCTTCAAAATTAGTAATGGGATATCTTGGTGATAT harbors:
- the cdd gene encoding cytidine deaminase, producing the protein MSKFDQMLPLAREILKHSYSPYSNFPVSCVIRSKTGLIFSGVNMENASYPEGICAEGTALGQMISAGEREIAEIVICSQSPTLCFPCGGCRQRLAEFSQADTIVHICHAKNDDLHTTTMGTLLPHSFSKRELEG